From Gossypium raimondii isolate GPD5lz chromosome 11, ASM2569854v1, whole genome shotgun sequence:
TCTAATATCTACCAACAATATCTTGAtgataataaactaaaaatacaaTACAAAATCACAGCCACATTTGTTAGTGACTATTTTGGGTgatcaaaggaaaaaaatgttaGCTGTTCAGCAAACAAGGTGTACAAATTAGATATTCCAATTACGTTCAAGCACTTGACAAATCCTTTCTGCAATGGCTTCAGAAGGCATCCTAGGACCTTCATCATCTGCAAAAACCGACCATTTCTAGCAACTAAGCTAACATCACACatgatattatatgtatataacatatatagaaGATGATTATGTGGATTAAAAGCTATGTCAGTTTGACTAAATGCATGACCACAGGACGTGCACGATTCTTCAATAACGATATGAAAATACTTGGAAGAAAAACTGAATACatcaatttataacatttacATCTGAGTTCGAGTAAAGTAAAACATATCATTCTAtctaaacatgcaaaatatccAAAACTCTTGATGAATGTTAGATACAAATATGTAGAATGTACCCAAAATACCCATCTCGAACTCAGTAGAGAAATATCTAGCATTCAAAAGGCACTAGCTTCAACCAAGAACAAGGAAGTTTCTTCAAAGGCTTGATATAATTTCTTCACAACCATATATATGTGTGCATATACCCATATTaaggatgattgttttggcaAAGAGGATGAGAAGATAGAAAGAAAACCTTTAATCCAATGACAATATTTGATTATAACATGACACATATAATTGTGATTAAAATTGCGGTCACAAACATGTTTGCAATCACATCATGTTAACGAATACTATCGCAATCAATTGCAATAAATATCCACAACAACAAGAGCCAGAATcctaaaaaaacaaagataatACATTACAGCTTTTAAGGAATTTTCAATAACGTATATACCTGCAAGATTTTCAGTGATGACACAACAAAGTTCACCATCAGACAACTTCCCGAtctaatgaaattttcaaacataTCATGTCATAAGTTTCAAGATCAACTGAAACATGCGGATACCCAGTAtgataagaaattaaattaagagaaattaaattaaggaTTTTCTACATCAAACCTACcatgaaaacataatttttattaggaTCAAAGGCATAGCCCATCATGGCAGCATTATTGAGTCCATTTTCAGAGGAAAATCCTGAAACATGTTACAGGcaaatattaagaaaaacaatGCACAAGCATAAGTACAAAAACATAGCATGCAAGAAATCAATACTTGAAAGGATTAATATCACTGCTAACCTAAGACATTAAATCTACCACCACTAGGAAACATCCGAAATGATCCTTGTCTTTCAATGTTGAGATACATAGGTCCAAGTCTGCCGTATTGCGCCAAACTGGAATTCATCAACCTCTTAAAGAACCTAAAGGATGAAAAGTTCCAGTccaagttatatatatacagaCACACACAGACAGACATGAAGAAAGTGGGTTAATGgtgtattatttaagtaaagaAGAAGTTGAAATCTTGAACCTCTAAATATTGGGTAACAGCTAGTGTTAAAAGTGCATAAAGTTCTGCTAGTATCTACAACAAACAATGGAGGAATCACATACGTTGTTTATATTCACTTTTCTTGCTACACAAGCAAGCTGACTCCATAAACAAAGGCATACTTTTTTCTCTGtttttaaatggttttcttgttttttgCCTGCTTTTTATATTAAGAGAGAGAGATTGTGAGATCTTGTCATCCTCAAGGAGAAAGTGGTCAAGCATGAAGGTGATGGGAAGACCACGAGTCAATGGTGGTTGATCCATGAGTTGATTATGAGTAGTTTcatgttatgaaataaaaatgttagGTAAAGTTAGTTGAACACTGTGTTTTAGGGCTGAGGGTTTAATGAAACTATAGGTTTTGATGTTGAATGAAAACGGTGCGTATTGACGGTTTGTTACAACTGCTTGAGGAACAGCCCTATAGCAGACTTTGTAACTGCCAATTCTCAGCCATAATAGAAACTGGCATGGGAAATGAGCAGATATGCCATTTTGTGAAGGAAAtcaattctttcttcttcctcgaTTCTCTTTctcctctctctttttctttcttcctctatTCTGTTGAAATTATGCATCACTTCACCAGCATTCATCATTGTGGACGTATCTGATCTTCAGTCTCTGGTTTACTGCCCATGTAAAGTTATGGAAAGGAATGCAAATTTAAAAGGTTTTCTTGCTATAGTCTATGCAATTTCATGTGTGCGTGAAAGGAGATGAAGATTAATAGAGTAATACTGATATACCAACAATTCATTAATTGAAGTACTATAATATTATCAACAAGTAACAGAATTAAGTGAGTATACTAATATAGTCtagaaaaacaatttaattaataatatcataGGGATGGCAACAGGGTGAAGTTGCTATTGCTATTTATATCTCTGCTGCTAGCTTTTGACGACTTCAAGTAAACCGCAATCACAAGTGTTGTTCTTATTACCTGCAAAAACAGAGCCAACAATCTGAATCCATATCCCCATTTTAGGAACAAATGCATGGTGTACCATTTGTTTCGAAGCCAAATcagttttcttaatttttcttgaagtaaAACCGTATCTGACACTTATATTCAACACATATTCATGTATTGGTATGAAGATATGATATTCTTATCCTATACTCATACCCGTGCTCAAGTAACATAAGCTGAACCCGCAAGATAACTGATTTAACATCGCATTGCTGCTAGCTATTGATGATTTCACCAAGTAAACTGCAATCACAAGTGTTGTTCTCATTCCTTGCAAAAACACAGTCAACAATCTGAATCCACATTCCCATTTTTGGAACAAAACCATGGCGTACCATTTGTTTCAAAGCCCAATCAACTTCCTTTACCATCTTCCCCTTACAAAAACCATGAATCAACTTCTTGTATGAATCAAAACTAGGATTAACCCTCTCAAAAACCATTCTCCCCATAATCTCCTTTGCTTCCATAAACCTCGCAGCATCAAGCAAACCATACAACACCTCTTGATAAGACCCTGCATTGGGATAACACCCttcctttttcataatttctaacAGCTTCACACCTTCATCAATCCTACCGTGTTTCCTAAGACCTGAAATCAAGATATTAAAGCTAACAGCATCAGCATCGATTCCTTCCGTTTCCATCCTCCCCATCAACTCAAAAGCTTCATCAACCTTCCCTTTATCGCACAACCCGTGCATTAAAGTAGAATAAGTTCTAACATTAGGCTTACACCTTTGTTTAGGAAACTCATCGAGCAGTTGGAATGCAAACTCTAATTTCCCATTTTCACACAACCCTTTAATGAGAATATTCAGAGTACAAGCTTCGATTTCAACACCCAAATTGGGAGCTTTCCCATAAACCTCGTGAACAACATCAAATAGTTTGTTCGATACGAGTAAGCTCAATACGATATTGAAGGTTTTAACACTAGGCCAAGTCCCATATTCTGGCATGCTAAAAAGGATCTCGATTGCCCTTTTGATTCGACATCCGATATGCCCATACTTTTTAATCACATTGTGGAAGAATTCATCGGATAAACGACAGGCTTTTTCACGTTTGAGCTTTTCCATTATATTTTCAATGGAATCAAAATGCTGGGCATATGCgagcttgttgatgagcaaagTGAAGAGAGGTTCAGTTGGTTTATAATCCTTGCGAGCTGAGTATTGGGCTAGGACTGAAATGAGGGAGTTTGGATCTTTAAGATTGTCAAAGATTTTGAGGATTTCGGTCGGGGAGAGCAAGTCTTTGTGGGTTAGTCTGAAAAGGGCAGGCGAAGTGGGGTGGGTTGGTTGATGGTAGCTGGAAAATGAGGAGAAAAACGAAAGGGGTTTAAGAGATGAGATTTTAGTGGTGATTGGATGGTGAAAAAAtgagggaaaattttggggGTAAGAGCTTTTGACAGAAGAAAGAAGGGAACGTGAAATCATGCGTTTGGCCATTGGAGAATGTAGAAACTGGAGAGCTAAAAGCTATCTGCTATCTGCTATTTGCACTATAAACGTATATAGGGTAAGGGAAAGGCTTAATACTTGTTTTGTCCCCTGTAATATAGTAAAAATCTCATTTTGACCCTTTTCCTTGACTTTGTCTGTTTACTTTCAATTCGTCCATCATGTTAGTTTATTGATCAATTCCGCAAATCCCATGTGTTAGGGTTCCTATATTATAGTATTCATCCATGTACTTTAACCCTCCACGTTGTCGCAATCAATTGGCTTAAATGATCACACACAAGGATCACTATAGTATAAGGACCAAAGtgagaattttattattaattaagtgatgAACACGTAAACATGCACTAATTTTTTATGTAGAAATGGTCAATGGATTAAAGTGACAGATGAAATGAAAGTAAAGGGTGCAAAGCGATTGTATGAtgcaaaacttaaataatttatctaCTGAAATTTTGAGGTGTATTATTTTGAAGTAACGAATCATTGTTATTTACAACTATATATTACATCTCTTTGAAATGTACAAATAAACTAATGGGCAGAATGTTTATGAAtgtcaaaactttatttttgcttcttcttccCTTCAAGAATTGGTTGGATTTGGAGATGCCTATTGAAAGCCTGGTTGAAAAGGAATCGAGTTTGGAATGCCGAAATGATCGGAAGCCATGCCAATATAGCAATCGGAGAGAAAAGGATCGATCCCATTCCGTAATCATATGCCTTAGCTAGTACCTCGTTGAACCGCCAGTCGGGTGTTCTCAATAATTGGCCTCACGACTTGAGCAACTTTGAAGGAACTAAAATGTCGAGGAATAAGGCAAAAGATGTAAACTCTAGACAAAAACTATATGCCGATCCTCTAAATATatgaacaaatttaaaaaaaaaaaattggataacTTAAGGATTCTTGAATTCTATAGTTCTTTcaaaggaaaggaaatgttTTGCTCTGCTCAGGGTTTTCCTAAACTTGAGTCTCTAATCCTTGCGGAGCACTTCGAATTGGAGGAGTGGAAGGTGGATAAAGGAGCCATGCCTTCTCTTCAGCGATTGGAGATCAAGGATTGCCCAGAATTGAAGATGCTTCCAGACGGATTGAGGTTCATTACAACCCTCAAAGAACTGAAGCTTGAATTAATGCCAAAGGCATTCAAAGATAGATTGGAGGAAGGAGGAGAAGATTTCTACAAAGTCAAACATGTTCCTTCTATCATATTCCAAAAATGTGGCTAATAGATTGAATGATAATTGAGAGGTAATTTCATAACCTCTAGTTTATGAAATGATTCCTACTTTCTTTGCTTCTTATATATCTTTCGTTTTTGACAATGTCTCACCTTCTCACTGACTTTGTCAACACACCAatgaataattacatttattaaaagTCAAAGGAAGTCAGacattgatatttttttagtttttcttttcaggtAAAGACGCCATTTTTTCAGCTGCTACTGCTATTCACGGGATCAAATCTAGATTTAAAACTCCAATTATAAGTGGCGTGTGAAAGTGTGTTATATGGTGAGATTTGGGATTATCTTATCTATTGTATATATCTATGGTTGTTGACATCAGACTGGTTGACTgtttgttgttttcttcaaattataataaaacgGTTGCAAGATAAGGTATTGGAAGAATGGGAGGTGTCTGGATTAGCAAGGTACCAAACCCCTCCTCCATTTCTATTTCCTTcaatctaatttaattacacaTTCATTATTGTCTTTTAAAACATAAAGTTGCAGATAAGGAGACGTCACTGACCTTTTGTTCCGACATAGCTTTGGTTTTTGGTGACCATTCCTATATTTATTTGTTAGCTttgctttctctttcttttgtttttccctACGTAAGTCTGCTtgattctttttcattttatgtacTTAATGTGATATTAGAAGCCAAGGCAGGACCATGCTTTTctattgtaaaattaataacttcgttattttatatatgtttgttgGACACATTTCCCGTTTCAacatatttccttattttatgcAAGTCAATTGGTATTCAACATAATCTTTTCTGTCATccttaaatcaataatttttgtTACGATATCATATCAGGTCATCCCTACACTTCCAAATTACATTGTCTTACAAAAAAAAGatacaatttgaattttttttatcaaatggtTTAGCAAGCTATGCTTTATAAAAGGCAAAGGAATCCAAGGGAATCAAAGATTCCAAAATCGATATTTAGATTCAAGATTTTGTATCCCCATGCTTTGCTTCTTATATCTACCAACAATATCTTGAtgataataaactaaaaatatatatattcaaggGAATCACGATTGAAAATTTCACATCcacttaaataattcaaatgatatttattcaataagtttaaattaaaaacgGTAAGAATCctcatttatcttttattcGAAATGTAATTGGGAttcaatgaaaatattgaaCACATAATGTGTGCACATGGAAATGTCCAAATCTTTAAATATAGGGTCGACATGGGAGAAATCTCCTAATACCCAACGttaaagatttataaaattcaatatgatcctattatttttgttataaaactcaatatctttttcGGATTAAGATACGAGCGAAAAACAACTAACTATTTGTAGTTCAAGGTGTCACTACACCAAAAGagggatttagcggcattttttgtggcgtttgtaGATAAAACACCGCTACAAATCAGGCATTCGCGGTGCTAACCCTAAAACGCCAGTAAAGATCCAGCAATAGCGACGCTTCTAGGAAAATGACGTAAATAGTCAGACCCATAGTGGCGTTTTATATAACAACGCCGCAAAAGAGcatcattagtggcgtttttaaacaaaaacgtTGTAATAAATTTGACAAAACACATCGTTTAATATTCAGGAATAGTGGCAGTAGCGGCGCATTATAAAAACGCCATTATAGAGCacaattagcggcgtttgtttgtaagcgccgcaaaaaatgttaaacaaaacACAGCGTACAATATTGAGGTATAGTAGAATAGGTGGCGCttctataaaaacgccgctgaagcacatcattagcggcgctagtacaaaagcgccgcaaaatatctgGACCAAAACGCAGCATTTGGTGAAATGGCATAGAGCCAATAGGGGCGATTcaggaaaacgccgctatagcccAATAATAGCGGCGCGTAACCGAAAAACGCCGGAACTTGTGAAACCGAAACGCAACGTTTCGTCTTGAGCTATAGcgcctttagtggcgcttagccgaaaacgccgctatataTCAGCTTTTAGTGGCGTATTCTTGAATCGCCGCAAAGGTTTTGTACAAAATGTATCGTTCGGGTTTGACGTATAAaggcattagtggcgcttacctaaaaacgccgctatatatgttaaatagcagcgtttaactaaaaaagccgaaaatttttaaaccgaAACGCAACGTTTCGTCTTGAGCTATAGcgcctttagtggcgcttacccATAAACGCCGCTGGATATcagcttttagtggcgcttttgcttaagcgccgcaaaaaattttgaccaaaacgcatcgtttcgACTACACGTATAGATTCATTAGCGGCTCTTATTTGGAAACGCCGCTATAGAGTAACTTTTACTGGAGCTTTAGATTAAAACGCCGcaagaaatttaatttatttttccattattttaggatttatttttccattatttttgctatagagttttagggtttatggtatatatactattttttattttgggctaGGGATTGAAGGTTTGATGTTCAAggtttaaagatatatatactactatttgaaaactaattaaagaataacattttaattttactggGATCCATGCCACGTTGTAGCACacctatattaaataattaaataatataaaatatatgttctgTACTAAACTAACACATTGGCCACCCGAATTTCCAAAGATATGGTTTATGACTTACGGTTTAGACTTTAGGGGTTTGGCCAACTTTAAGGTTTAGAATTTATGATTTGGTGGTTGTTGTTTGTGGTTTACGGGTTTAATgtttatggttaatttagggtttaagatctACGGTTAATGTTTACGATATATTGTGGATTGGATTTTGTGGTTTGGTGGTTTGGTGTTTTATGGTTAATTGacgggtttagggtttaagtttgatgttttgagatttagggtttaaggttaagggtttatagtttagggtttaggatttatgattaattaaggCTTACAGTATAGTGgtttatagtttagggtttgatGGTTACGGATAAATAATATGGTTGacaattttaaggtttcaaCTTTAATTTAGGGATTGGGGCTTTTGTGTTTAATCTTGGATATTCTagattaatataaatgaaaataatataaatataaattaatattttaaaaatatatcaaaatgggtTAAATCCCAAAAGCGAACCACGAACAATGTTTTATTGTTCAACtattttatacattaacttttatcGTGTGATCCAGATAATCTTGTAAAATAGtaacataattattgatataattaaaataaatttttatttatattgcatacataaatatttatatttattcaatataaaaatatactgatgtattttctttttaaaatgtgtaattattagttaaaaatttctctctaatttaaaagaaattattaaaatatcggttaattttattgaaatgttagCAAAACATCACCGTTTTGTGCTTTgcatttagtggcgctttttgtAAACGCCGCAATAGTGTATTATGAGTTAAGAAACTGCGTCGTTTGGCATtgtctttagtggcgctttcccTAAAACGCGGCAAAtagtttaagttttatatataaacagtgccattttacttattttagttGTGGTGTTTAGGGTTGAAAACGCCAAGAGTTTGATTTAACTGATGTCGAAACGACAGCGTTTGACTGTATATTTTGTGGCACTTAAGTATAAACGCCGCAACTGGGTTAAATAGGAAAAAAACGGTGTTGTTTGTTTTCCATCCTTTTGAccgaaacaaaaccaaaaacccCGATTAATCTCCCTCCCCCCAAACTGTCATCTCccccaaatccctaaattcCCCTAATCCCTAACAGTTCCCCAAACCCGACGTATCCCTGTAAGGCGCCGTCTGCTTTGCCACATCACAGTCTCCCTGCGTCTCTGGTGCCCCAACAATCGGTAAGCTCGGcatcttcctttttctttttcatgcgTGGATGTTATCTGGAATACcgattttgaacaaaaaaatccataaacattaaacaatGTCTGTTTTGGTAAAGAAAACAATGAACTCccttttttttcataaacattaaaCTTCTCCTTTTTGGTAAATCCATAAACATTAAACTTCTCCTTTTTTTCCTCTTGTTGGTAAAGAAAACAATGAGCTCCCTCACATTCTCAGTTTCAGGCACAAAACAGACATTGAAGATCTCATCTTTTTCCCTTGTTTGAAAACAAATGCGTTactcaaataaatcaaattccGCTTAAAcccttttgttctttttttggtCTCCCAAGCTGTTTCTCTTTTGGTTCCTTTAATAAGTTCAAGAACAGACAGGAAAACATAATTTCTTGTATATATTCATTAAACAAAAGCATGTTGCTTTATCTGTTAACTGGTTAGGGTTTCTTGTTATTGGAGGTCAAGTTCTTTGTGTTTCAGAGTTTGTCATGTTTCTTTTTTCCTGCTAAGGAAGAAGTTTCTGAATTATAaagttatgttgtttttattttcctcattGAATTCCTTGGTCAATCATGCAGACTGAGCTGAAAAGATTGGAATTTAATGAGATTTCATGGAAGCAAAAACAACTTGCTAATTTGTTACATATCTTATTCTGGTCAGTTCTCATTTTCTTTAGCTCTATTATTACTTTTTGGTGTTGTGTTCATATACAATTTACTTGTTAATTATTAGTTGAACTTTCAGATTTCCCCCCTTTTTTCtgtttgttaaaaattctattttgggggctttggtttttcttttagaaggactttttttttctctacttACTCCAAATGCTGTTAAACTACTTCTTTTCTGTAAAATCCtaaacaatttctttttttccccttattTTTCTTCATAATGCTAGATGGGATAGTTTACTTttcccagaaaaaaaaaaagagaacaagATATGAGTTGATATCAAGATGGATTTACCAAAACATTAAACTGAGAATCTGGAATACTGATTTTCAATGtctgttttgtttttgataTGCTTGAGCTTAGGTTGATTTATTTGTTAACTTGTTAGTTCAGTGCAACTATTTACtctatcttttttttgtttagtagctatttatttattcgttattactttttcaatgttttaatattttctaagtatttaaatttttcagTAACTATATATGCAGTAAAGGtttagtgttttaatattttctaagtatttgaaattttttaaaattgtttgtgCATAGATGGCattctttattttaacatatttgagATTACTCAGTTCTGTAACATGCaacttgattttgtatttacatCATTGTATTGTCTTCATTAATGGACGGTAAACAGCTGACTGCTTTTAGTTGATCTTATGTTTACATGCAACTTGATCTTATGTTTCACTTGACTTTATCAATTGATACTTTGTTTAGTTACTTTTCTATAGTTTCGTAAACACCTGGCTGCTTATGTTTTCTGTTTTCTATATATTTGGTTTACGGTCATTGGTAttcattaagtttttatatttggttCTCATATTGGTAAAGTTTTAAGGTGCCATTTAATGTTTCCAAGTAATATTTGTTTGTGATATCGATAAAGTTTTACATATTTGAtggctaaactaaaaaaatatttggtgCTAGTCTGATCATGGTTCATCTATTGTAGGCAGAAATAATATTTGGTGCATCTTAATACATATCTGACCATTGAAATTTGGGGTTTGTTGCGTGTGTTTTGCGGAACTATTGTTTGGGCAGgtacatgttaaaatttgaacgTTTTTCCCCTTATTTATATGCATTTTCCCAAATTGCTTAACAAAATTCCTATTCCTAACCGCAGTCTCTGTTTGCTGGTAAGAGTGAAGTAGACAAAGTTGAGTTAaatattaaggtatgttttagttcataacTTAAATCAGTAATAGTTTTATCatgatgatttttgaaaaaaaattcttttgggGCTCTGATTTTGTATACATGTAATTGGTTTTGGTTGTTTCCCTTTACCTTATgtttcattttacttattttacaaTTGCCATGTACTTTTCTGACTTATGTTTTCTGTTATCATCCATCAACGATTGTTATATATGTTGAGCAAAATAGAGCAATTTACTAAATTGTACTTgggatttggataaaaattttttattttaaaattattcgaTATTTCTTAACTACACGTTTCATTTAAGAACAAATTAATCCACTTTATTTTCACAGATTCAGTTTCATTGATATGAAATATGCTTAATTGATGTGTACATATTATTCCATATCgcaagtaaatattttatttaaatcaaatttatttttatttgttttaaagttaaaattaacaaaacatacataacttaaagctaaaatttcttaacttttGTAAATGGTATTAACTTgcttaatataaattaaacttatataatattaagatcaaatttcaagacttgcaaaatctttggatcgatttcataatttatgtattttatgtaacttacataatatataacatgCATATAACTTTTGTAAATGGTATTAACTTgcttaatataaattaaacttatataatattaagatcaaatttcaagacttgcaaaatctttggatcgatttcataatttatgtattttatgtaacttacataatatataacatgCATATAGCTTAAGTAATGTAATTTCAGATCTACTTTCACTACTTACATAGCTTTTAGCAGACActtcataacttatataatattaagataaaatttctaatcaCACATcaattggaaataaaataaaattaatataacttatataatattaagattactTATATAGTATTAAgacaaaatttctaattacataacttacataaattaaataacttacataacttacataaattaaataacttacataacttacataaattaaataactttcataacttacattatacaTAACCTTCTTAACTTACATTATACACGactcacataattaatattatacacaactttcataatacattacttacataacgTACATTACTTACAgtacttacataatacataatacataacttacataacttacataataaataaaaatatatcataccAGAAATTTCtgtaattcatttatggttaGAACTGGCGTTTTAACTTACCAGTGCAAATTATTGTCaacgtcagacttcaagaattaagaaatggaccggtcttggatgaatttgtcaagggttagTAAcagttatcgaaatggagtacagtattttctaaattttgcatttcaatatgcaagccaagagaacatgattcttcgcccgtgtaagaagtgtgtcaacataaactggcattatcgtaaggttgtatacgagcatctaattgttgatgggtttgttcggggttataaacaatggttatttcatAGAGAATGctcgcctagtacttcctcttctacgatggatgtatcttatcctgatactgcttaccatcagtttgatagaggggatgacatggaaggtatgttgcgggatgcatttaatatgcacaatcatggtgtgcAATCATTCCCAGCAGATTTTgtggcatctgatgattgtaatattggtgGAACTACTTTTACCGAACTGGGaagtagtgtacctcatgaagagccgaatgtagaagcggcaaagttctacgttctacttaatgacatgaacgaagaactgtatgagggattaaattttcaaaaatgtctttttgtgttcgtctttttcagttaaaatgtttgggagggtggaccggaaactcgttgacaatgctgtaagagtttttgagagaaatgtttccgtttgcaaaaatccctcagtcatgcaaagatatgaagaaaatgataaaagatttaggccttgggtacaacaaaatccatagttgcccaaatgactgcatgttgtattggggcgatcggaaaaaccaacagtgctgtcatgtatgcggccaatcccgttggataaatagaaacacagaagacgggaacgacgatg
This genomic window contains:
- the LOC105761360 gene encoding pentatricopeptide repeat-containing protein At3g14580, mitochondrial, giving the protein MAKRMISRSLLSSVKSSYPQNFPSFFHHPITTKISSLKPLSFFSSFSSYHQPTHPTSPALFRLTHKDLLSPTEILKIFDNLKDPNSLISVLAQYSARKDYKPTEPLFTLLINKLAYAQHFDSIENIMEKLKREKACRLSDEFFHNVIKKYGHIGCRIKRAIEILFSMPEYGTWPSVKTFNIVLSLLVSNKLFDVVHEVYGKAPNLGVEIEACTLNILIKGLCENGKLEFAFQLLDEFPKQRCKPNVRTYSTLMHGLCDKGKVDEAFELMGRMETEGIDADAVSFNILISGLRKHGRIDEGVKLLEIMKKEGCYPNAGSYQEVLYGLLDAARFMEAKEIMGRMVFERVNPSFDSYKKLIHGFCKGKMVKEVDWALKQMVRHGFVPKMGMWIQIVDCVFARNENNTCDCSLLGEIINS